AGTCCAGTTATATCAACGATCCCCTGAACCTTCTGCAGATCATCGATCTCGCTCTCCGGCAGAGTGACCTTCACCATTTCCAATGTCGAGATCGGAGTTCCGACTTCAAAGCCTTTCTCTGGAACACCTTTAGTGATGATTGATACAGGTATTTCCTTCGTTCGCTTCTCTTCAATCGTGACTTTTACATAAGCTGGATCTATGGAGACAGCCTGCACACCCGGAGGTAATTCAGTCGTCAATGGCAAGGTAAATGTACCTGGTCCGACGTCCTTCAAGTTCAATTTTACTTTATAGTTAGAGAAGTTAGTCGTAAGATCGGTTTTTCTCCCCTTTACCTCCAACCTTACTTTGTCTGGATTCAAATCATATAGAACATACCTATCGGTATCAAAGCCCGTCACTTGGATATTAACATTATTAATAGCCTTGGGCTTTAGATCCGGTGTAGTCGTGACGATTGTCGTTCCACTATCGATATGCACCATAGCCCACAGAATAATACTGAAGACAAGTGCAATGATTTTCACAATATTGTTATGACTCAACCATTTATCCATTCTTCTTGCCAGCCTCCTTCGTACGCCAGAAGGACTTACGCTTGTCATTCGGGCTAGAGTCCGGGCCAAGCTCTTCATACAATTTGGAGATCAAAGATTCTTCCTTAATATCCCTTACTACCTGTCCATCGATAGCCAGTGAGATTTGACCCGTCTCCTCCGAGACGACGATCGATACTGCGTCACCTACCTCACTAATACCGATCGCGGCACGGTGACGCGTCCCCAGCTCTTTGCTGATGAATGGGTTCTCGGATAACGGCAAATAACAGGCCGCGGCCGTAATCTTATGCTCTTGAATAATAACCGCACCATCATGGAGTGGAGTATTCGGAATGAAGATGTTGATCAACAATTGTGAGGTGATGACCGATTGAATCGGAATACCCGACTCTGTATACTCGTTAATTCCTGTATTTCGTTCAAAGACAATTAATGCCCCTATTTTTCTACGTGATAAATAATTCAGCGCTTTAATAATCTCGCTAAGCTCACGGGCGAACTCTTCCTCATCTGCAATGCCCCGATTGAACAACTTCCCTCGTCCAAGCTGCTCCAGGGCTCGTCTCAGCTCTGGTTGGAAGATGATGAAGATCGCAACAACACCGAACGTGAACATCTGGTTCATTAACCATTTCAGTGTGTATAAATCGAACCAAGTACTAACCGCCCAGATCAGAACCAAGACAAGTAGACCCTTCAGCAATTGGATGGCCCTTGTCCCACGTACGAGCAAAATCAAATGATAAATGATATAAGTAACGATCAGAATATCAACGATATCCTTGATCCAGTCCTGCCAACCCATATTCGCAAAATAATCCATGGTGTAACCCCCGGTTATTCTTCTAATTCAAGCCATCTGACTGACTAGAAGACGCTTATGTATATCTTATAAGTCTGCTCAGATATACAGCAATGTATTAATCAACCTTATTGTATCTGTGAATTTAATTATTTCCCTAAACTCTAGGTTATAACGTTCCTGAGCCAGATGCAAGTTTGAAGAAAATAGGTTCATCCACAATAATAGGAATTTTTCTCTAATCGTTAAAAATAAAAGACGCCTTCTTCTAGAAGAGGGCGCCAAGACCGTTATTTGTTACTTCCTGCTTACCTATAGGCGACATCTGAAAAAGTGTTGCTGATTCTGTACCATAACCAGTCCAGAGCCTGATCGATACTCTTGACCTTGCCTGAAATATGCGCGGTCGAAGCTTGATAATAAGAGCCATCGACTACGGTCACATTCCCTTCGACATTTCCCAGAATTTCAGCTTTACCGTTCTCTACCGTAAGATTCCCTGTGATAGTGGCGCCCTCAGGTACAGTAACGACATTCCCGTTAATGACTACCTGATCCAGATCCCCTACCTTGACAATTAGTTGATTGTCAGCCTTCATTAAAGACAATGCACTGAACAGCATGACTACCAAGAAAATAGCTGCCGCCGTTAAGGCCGGATGTCTCTTAATGACCTGAAGCCATAGCTGCTGCTTGTGCTGTCTTGGAATCTCATTCATGATTCGGCTTACTAACGCATCTGGAGCAGAGATACGATCATGCCTCAATGTCGCGAACAACGTCATTTCCGTCTGTTCCAGTTGCTGGAACCGAGTACTGCATGCGGGACAAGCATTCAGATGCCCCTTAAGCTCCACGGCCTGCTCATGCGTAAGATCTCCGTCGAAATAATCATGCATTAAAGTGGAGGCATGTTTGCAATCCATATCAGCCATTCCTTTCAATATCAATACTATGGAAAAACCATACGCAGTATGGAAGTAGTCGTCCTAACATACATTACGTTGCGGAGCGAATAACGTTTCAAAAAACAAAATGAATTAAATTATTATATAATCCTTAAAAGACCGCCTTATGTTCCAGCTTCTTACGCAAAAATTCACGCCCCCGGTGGACCCTGGTCTTGACCGTCGTTACCGGCATGTCCAGAACGTCCCCAATTTCTTGAAGCGACAATTCCTGCAAATATCTTAGAACGATAACAGACTTATACTTGGCAGGTAGACCTTCAATCGCCTGATGAATCATCGCTTGCGTCTCTGACAAGAGATATTCCGATTCCGGCGTCCGCTCATCGCCAGGAATTAGCGCATAGCCATCCACACCCTCTTGATCATTCATACCTGCATCAAGATAGTAATTAGGCTTGCGCTTACGCAGACGGTCTATACACAGATTCGTCGCAATGCGGTAAATCCAAGTCGAGAACTTCTGTTTCTCGTCGTATCGGTTGAAATTCTTGTACACACGTAGGAACGTCTCCTGTACAATATCTTCAGCTTCATGCCGATTAGACAACATCCGATATGCCAAATGAAATATTTTATCTTTGTATAAGTCAACGAGTTCTGCAAATGCACCCTGGTCGCCTTTACGCGCCAGCTTGACCAACCTCGTATCAAAATGATCAACCACAATAATTTCCTCCAGATCCATGGACGGGCTCCATCAAAGCCTTATGCCTGTCCGGCTTTCTCCCCGATCTAGCAATCCAGGAAAAATCCCGTTCATCGCCGGTACTTCATTCAAATGTTAATTCAAGTGCTTGTAAAAAGCAATAGAATTAGCTCGATTCCAGGGACTTTATATATTAGAAATAAGTCTCTATCAAGTTCATCGGGTTAATACGATCTCACATATAAAAGAAACAAGCCGGACTCTCCCATCATATTAGGAGGAATCCGGCTTGAATTAGAAACATTAAACCTAGTATCAGCCCGTATTGCGAAGGCCAGCTGCGATTCCGTTAATCGTAAGCAGTACTTCACGAAGCAATAGTGCGTCATCCCGATTTTGTTCACGAGCAGCACGCAATTCAGTCAATAATTGTACCTGCAAATAGCTAAGCGGATCTACGTAAGGATTCCGCTGGCGAATCGATTCCTGAAGCGCTGGCGCATCATCAAGGATTTCAGGCAGCCCAGTAATTTTCAGGACCATTTCCTTGGTCAGATTGAATTCCTGTTCGATCTTACCAAAGACGCGATCTTTTACTTCCTGATCACTGCACATTCCGCTATACTCTTTGGCAATAACCAGGTCCGCTTTGATAATTGCAAGTTGCAGTGTATCGATCAAGGAACGGAAGAAGGTCGAGTTGTGATACATATCCTGCAAAACTTGCAGCTTCTTCTCATCGTCTTGATAGAAGTTATACAGGCTTGTTCCCGCAGCGTACCATGCCGGGAATAGATAGCGGCTCTGAGTCCAGGCGAATACCCATGGAATAGCGCGCAGATCCTCAAAGCGATCACTATTCTTACGCTTCGACGGTCTAGAACCGATATTCAGTTCGCCCACTTCGCCAAGCGGCGTAGATTCTTTGAAGAATTTCAAGAAGTCCGGATCGCGGAATACGAGATCCTGATATTTAGTCAAGGAAGTCTCCGAGATGCCAGCAATGATCTCATCCCATTCCTCTTCCTGCTGATTATTCTCATCATACAGCTTCGCGTTAATAGCTGCTTTAATTAACGCCGAAGTAGCTTGTTCCAGACTACGGTAAGCAATTCCCTTGAGAGAATAACGGGAGGAGATTACCTCGCCTTGCTCTGTAATCTTGATGCCTCCACCAATCGTCTCAGGCGGCTGCACCAGAATACTACGGTTAAGCGGCATTCCGCCACGTCCAAGCGCTCCGCCGCGTCCATGGAAATATTTGAGCTTCACGCCATATTTTTTGCCCGTTGCAGTGATTTGCTTCATCGCTACACGCAGCTCCCAGTTTGCTGTAACAACGCCGCCATCCTTATTACTATCCGAGTAACCAAGCATGATCTCTTGAAGATCATTCATTGCTGCCACAGACTGGCGATAGATCGGCATCTCGAATAAGCGGTTCATGATAGCCGGGGCTGCATGCAAATCATCAATCGTCTCGAAGAGTGGAACGGATTGGAGTGTACATACGACTGTGCCATCCGGATCTTTGTAGAACAGACCCACTTCTTTGGCGAAGACCATCACTTCCAGGATATCGCTGCCTGCTTCCGTCATACTTATCAGATAGCTGGTGATACACTGGGTTCCAAATTCCTTCTGCGCTTTGAAGATCGTACGGTACACATCGAGACACTCTGTCGTGCTCTCACTATATTCCTGATACGGTGAAGTCAGGGGCCGAGGATCATTCAACAGCTGCTCAAGCAGCACCAGCTTCTCCTCTTCCTTCAGCTCCGCATAATTGCTTGTAATATTCATCTTGGCCAAGATTTCGGTCATAGCTTTCTCGTGCTCCTGGCTATGCTGACGAATGTCCAGCGTGGCCGTATGGAAGCCAAATAGCTCTACCTGACGGATCATTTGGCTAAGATGCGTCTGCGCCACATAATCTGCATAATGATGTCGCAGACTGCGGTCTATAATTTTTAGATCAGCGATAAGCTCTCGAGCGTTCTCATAACGTTCCGAGGTCCCATCCTTGGATTCATCAAGAACATTATGGAGCTTCTCTGTCATATAGGATAATTTAATACGATACGGTTCCTTCTCATTGTGCCATTCTGGCGTCTTCTGGAGGGTAACCTGGAGCCGATCCTTCTGAATCGAAGCCATTAATTCATCCGTCACGTCAACAATCGACGTACTAAAGCTTAGATGCTTGAACATCCCGGCAAGGGCAAGCTGATACTCCCTAACGGCCATCTTGCGCTGCATTTTCAGAGTCTGCCAAGTCACTTCAGCAGTTACTGAAGGATTCCCGTCTCGGTCTCCACCGATCCAAGAACCAAAACGCAAATATTTGGGCACATGCCAGTGATGCTCCGGATAGTATTTGCTCAAGCAGCGTTCCAATTCCTGATATACATCGGGAAGCACATGGAACAGCGTCTCGTGGAAATAATACATTCCATTTCTGACCTCATCGAGTACCGTTGGTTTGCGGTCTCTCAATTCGTCAGTCTGCCAGAGCGTAATGACTTCATTCAGAAGCTTCTCTCTCAATTGTTCCCTTTCACGGAATGTAAGCGTAGGATTGTCAAGCTGCATTACATCATCAGCAATCCGCTTGTGAATATCTAGGATAGCCCGACGCTTAGCCTCAGTAGGATGTGCAGTCATGACGAGCTCCAGAGACATTCCCTCCATGATCTCCTGCGCTTCATAATAGGTGAATCCATGTTCCTTCAACTCTTTAACGGAAGCCTCAATAGAACCGCGCTGCACCGCCTCACCAGCTGAACGCTCATAATCCCGTTTGCGACGAATCCGATGATTCTGTTCAGCGATGTTGACCAACTGAAAATAAATAGCAAATGCACGGATTACTTGGTGACGAATCTCGGGTTCAAGAGAGCTTATCAATTGTTTAAACTCTTCATGCAGATCCGGTATGAAAACCGCCCGCAAGGACTTACTCGTCTCTCTGATTTTCTCGACAATATCCAGAAGCTCATTGCCGCCTTGATGCACGAGGACTTCTCCCAGAATATTTCCGAGGAATCGGATATCTCGCCTTAGTAGATTGTTCGAATTACTCTTGCCGGCGGTTACCGCTATTTCAGTCATATTTCTCCCCCATTTCATCCCTATTCCGTCTTTCTAAAGCCTTCCTAATATAATACAATAAACTTCTCTGAAAATCTTCACTTTATTTGTAAAGAATTCAACATCCGACACGGTTAAATAAGGTAAATCAGCACGAGCAAGAGTACGCATCGCTCCGATAATACTGTAAAGCGGTAAAATCAGAAGGTATAGAAATGCCTTCTCAAGGAAGCTAAGAACCATAAGTTGAACGCTTTAAAAATTTGAAGATTATACCTAAGCTCGCCATCCCAAACTGTTCAAAGAAAGAGCAACCACGATTCGACGGTAGAGCTTCTTGCGATATAGAATATAAATCCTACATCTATAACAAAAAACATCATCGAGCTGATGATGTTGCTGCTATTTATGGAGCGGGTGATGGGAATCGAACCCACGCTACCAGCTTGGAAGGCTGGAGTTCTACCATTGAACTACACCCGCAAAATGATGGTCGGGATGACACGATTCGAACATGCGACCCCCTGGTCCCAAACCAGGTGCTCTACCAAGCTGAGCTACATCCCGTGAAAAATGCTGTTATTTAATTGAAATGGCGCGCCCTAAGAGATTCGAACTCCTGACCTTTTGATTCGTAGTCAAACGCTCTATCCAGCTGAGCTAAGGGCGCAAATGGAGCGGACGACGGGAATCGAACCCGCGACCCTCGCCTTGGCAAGGCGATGCTCTACCGCTGAGCCACGTCCGCAAGTATGGTGCGCGTGAAGGGACTTGAACCCCCACGTCGTGAAACGCCAGATCCTAAGTCTGGTGCGTCTGCCATTCCGCCACACGCGCACAATCACACTATATACTCTAAAGAAAGAGTATACTGGTGAGCCATGAAGGACTCGAACCTTCGACACCCTGATTAAAAGTCAGGTGCTCTACCAACTGAGCTAATGGCTCATAAAATGGCTGGGGATATAGGATTCGAACCTATGAGTGACGGAGTCAAAGTCCGTTGCCTTACCGCTTGGCTAATCCCCAATAATTCATATGGTGGAGGCTAACGGGATCGAACCGCTGACCCTCTGCTTGTAAGGCAGATGCTCTCCCAGCTGAGCTAAGCCTCCATATGTAAACATTTAATAAAAATGGTGACCCGTAGGGGATTCGAACCCCTGTTACCTCCGTGAAAGGGAGGTGTCTTAACCCCTTGACCAACGGGCCTAAATACGTGGAGCTCTCAACCGGGATCGAACCGGTGACCTCATCCTTACCATGGATGCACTCTACCTACTGAGCTATGAGAGCTAATGGCTCCCCGAACAGGACTCGAACCTGTGACAACTCGATTAACAGTCGAGTGCTCTACCAACTGAGCTATCAGGGAACATTGCTTGGCGGCCTCCTACTCTCCCAGGACCCTTCGGTCCAAGTACCATCGGCGCTAGAGGGCTTAACGGTCGTGTTCGGGATGGGTACGTGTGGAACCCCTCCGCCATCGCCACCAAACGTTCAAGGTTAATCCTTGAAAACTGGATACGAAACTCATTTGCATTTTAGATTTTTGGATAAGCCCTCGACCGATTAGTACCTGTCAGCTCCATACATTGCTGCACTTCCACCTCAGGCCTATCAACCTCGTCGTCTTCAAGGGGTCTTACTAATTGGGAAATCTCATCTTGAGGGGGGCTTCACGCTTAGATGCTTTCAGCGCTTATCCCTTCCGCACTTAGCTACCCAGCTATGCTCCTGGCGGAACAACTGGTGCACCAGCGGTGCGTCCATCCCGGTCCTCTCGTACTAAGGACAGCTCCTCTCAAATTTCCTACGCCCACGACAGATAGGGACCGAACTGTCTCACGACGTTCTGAACCCAGCTCGCGTACCGCTTTAATGGGCGAACAGCCCAACCCTTGGGACCTACTTCAGCCCCAGGATGCGATGAGCCGACATCGAGGTGCCAAACCTCCCCGTCGATGTGGACTCTTGGGGGAGATAAGCCTGTTATCCCCAGGGTAGCTTTTATCCGTTGAGCGATGGCCCTTCCATGCGGTACCACCGGATCACTAAGCCCGACTTTCGTCCCTGCTCGACTTGTCAGTCTCGCAGTCAAGCTCCCTTTTGCCTTTGCACTCTTCGAATGATTTCCAACCATTCTGAGGGAACCTTGGGGCGCCTCCGTTACTCTTTAGGAGGCGACCGCCCCAGTCAAACTGCCCGCCTGACACTGTCCCCGCACCGGATCACGGTACTAGGTTAGAACTCCGACACGATCAGGGTGGTATCCCAACGGCGCCTCCACCGAAGCTGGCGCTCCGGCTTCCTAGGCTCCCACCTATCCTGTACAAATCGTATCAAAGTCCAATATCAAGCTGCAGTAAAGCTCCATGGGGTCTTTCCGTCTTGTCGCGGGTAACCTGCATCTTCACAGGTATTAAAATTTCACCGGATCTCTCGTTGAGACAGCGCCCAAGTCGTTACGCCATTCGTGCGGGTCAGAATTTACCTGACAAGGAATTTCGCTACCTTAGGACCGTTATAGTTACGGCCG
The window above is part of the Paenibacillus lutimineralis genome. Proteins encoded here:
- the cdaA gene encoding diadenylate cyclase CdaA, which codes for MDYFANMGWQDWIKDIVDILIVTYIIYHLILLVRGTRAIQLLKGLLVLVLIWAVSTWFDLYTLKWLMNQMFTFGVVAIFIIFQPELRRALEQLGRGKLFNRGIADEEEFARELSEIIKALNYLSRRKIGALIVFERNTGINEYTESGIPIQSVITSQLLINIFIPNTPLHDGAVIIQEHKITAAACYLPLSENPFISKELGTRHRAAIGISEVGDAVSIVVSEETGQISLAIDGQVVRDIKEESLISKLYEELGPDSSPNDKRKSFWRTKEAGKKNG
- the ppc gene encoding phosphoenolpyruvate carboxylase; the encoded protein is MTEIAVTAGKSNSNNLLRRDIRFLGNILGEVLVHQGGNELLDIVEKIRETSKSLRAVFIPDLHEEFKQLISSLEPEIRHQVIRAFAIYFQLVNIAEQNHRIRRKRDYERSAGEAVQRGSIEASVKELKEHGFTYYEAQEIMEGMSLELVMTAHPTEAKRRAILDIHKRIADDVMQLDNPTLTFREREQLREKLLNEVITLWQTDELRDRKPTVLDEVRNGMYYFHETLFHVLPDVYQELERCLSKYYPEHHWHVPKYLRFGSWIGGDRDGNPSVTAEVTWQTLKMQRKMAVREYQLALAGMFKHLSFSTSIVDVTDELMASIQKDRLQVTLQKTPEWHNEKEPYRIKLSYMTEKLHNVLDESKDGTSERYENARELIADLKIIDRSLRHHYADYVAQTHLSQMIRQVELFGFHTATLDIRQHSQEHEKAMTEILAKMNITSNYAELKEEEKLVLLEQLLNDPRPLTSPYQEYSESTTECLDVYRTIFKAQKEFGTQCITSYLISMTEAGSDILEVMVFAKEVGLFYKDPDGTVVCTLQSVPLFETIDDLHAAPAIMNRLFEMPIYRQSVAAMNDLQEIMLGYSDSNKDGGVVTANWELRVAMKQITATGKKYGVKLKYFHGRGGALGRGGMPLNRSILVQPPETIGGGIKITEQGEVISSRYSLKGIAYRSLEQATSALIKAAINAKLYDENNQQEEEWDEIIAGISETSLTKYQDLVFRDPDFLKFFKESTPLGEVGELNIGSRPSKRKNSDRFEDLRAIPWVFAWTQSRYLFPAWYAAGTSLYNFYQDDEKKLQVLQDMYHNSTFFRSLIDTLQLAIIKADLVIAKEYSGMCSDQEVKDRVFGKIEQEFNLTKEMVLKITGLPEILDDAPALQESIRQRNPYVDPLSYLQVQLLTELRAAREQNRDDALLLREVLLTINGIAAGLRNTG
- a CDS encoding zf-HC2 domain-containing protein, with the translated sequence MDCKHASTLMHDYFDGDLTHEQAVELKGHLNACPACSTRFQQLEQTEMTLFATLRHDRISAPDALVSRIMNEIPRQHKQQLWLQVIKRHPALTAAAIFLVVMLFSALSLMKADNQLIVKVGDLDQVVINGNVVTVPEGATITGNLTVENGKAEILGNVEGNVTVVDGSYYQASTAHISGKVKSIDQALDWLWYRISNTFSDVAYR
- the sigW gene encoding RNA polymerase sigma factor SigW; amino-acid sequence: MDLEEIIVVDHFDTRLVKLARKGDQGAFAELVDLYKDKIFHLAYRMLSNRHEAEDIVQETFLRVYKNFNRYDEKQKFSTWIYRIATNLCIDRLRKRKPNYYLDAGMNDQEGVDGYALIPGDERTPESEYLLSETQAMIHQAIEGLPAKYKSVIVLRYLQELSLQEIGDVLDMPVTTVKTRVHRGREFLRKKLEHKAVF